The Rhodospirillales bacterium genome has a window encoding:
- a CDS encoding winged helix-turn-helix transcriptional regulator, producing the protein MKDPPRFVKGVGDSFRAAANTLGNRRRLDLKRHLSISNHAANYNDDSLSATFHALANPTRRAIPARLAESEAKMGALAEPFAMSLPAISKHLKVLENAGLIRHTVDGRVHHRRPAPEPLDDATGWIRERREFWQKTFNQLAR; encoded by the coding sequence ATGAAGGATCCGCCGCGGTTTGTGAAGGGCGTGGGCGACTCATTCCGTGCGGCAGCAAACACACTCGGGAACCGAAGACGCCTTGACCTGAAACGCCATCTCTCCATATCTAACCATGCGGCTAACTATAATGATGACTCCCTGTCCGCGACCTTCCACGCTCTGGCCAATCCGACACGCCGCGCGATCCCGGCACGGCTTGCCGAGAGCGAAGCCAAAATGGGCGCACTGGCCGAACCCTTCGCGATGTCGCTGCCGGCAATCTCGAAACACCTGAAAGTCCTGGAAAACGCGGGCCTGATCCGTCACACCGTAGACGGCCGCGTGCACCACCGCCGGCCTGCGCCGGAGCCGCTCGACGATGCGACAGGCTGGATCCGCGAACGCAGGGAGTTCTGGCAGAAGACGTTCAACCAGCTGGCCCGTTAG
- a CDS encoding transposase, translating to MAAHAIPIVDQAGGHTTSKLEVPGNITLLPLPPRAPELNPVENVWQYIRDNGLSNRIFASDDDIMANCCEAWNRLINDPERITSIGSRSSANRF from the coding sequence CTGGCCGCCCACGCAATCCCGATCGTCGATCAGGCCGGAGGGCACACGACATCGAAACTGGAGGTGCCCGGGAACATCACCTTGTTGCCACTGCCGCCGAGGGCGCCTGAGTTGAACCCGGTCGAAAACGTCTGGCAGTACATCCGGGACAACGGGCTCTCAAACCGCATCTTCGCAAGCGACGACGATATCATGGCGAACTGTTGCGAGGCTTGGAACAGGTTGATCAATGATCCAGAGCGCATAACCTCAATCGGATCGAGAAGCTCGGCCAATCGGTTCTGA
- a CDS encoding DMT family transporter, producing the protein MTNLASSRQQARNAETLGRLLVIGSAVAWSGAGIFTKSVEADVWTVLFWRGALAAVLMWAYLVWRQGGSALTDASRLGLAGWAAAAVGSAATICFIAAFKNTAVANVAIIYATAPFAAAAIALFWMREAPGCTTLVAAAFCVIGVAVMVGGSSGTPNLSGDLLAVGMTVLMALMMVIMRRYPQRPMTLAVGPISSLQLVLVGWLMTDPLAISGYDLLLVCAFGIAHAAATIMLAEGVLRIRAAEAGLLSTLEMPLVPLWGFLFLAEVPGMWTVVGGGIVLVTLVGYLTTAAQIRLRPGPDRDRR; encoded by the coding sequence ATGACGAACCTCGCCTCAAGCAGACAGCAAGCCCGGAACGCCGAGACACTCGGACGCCTGTTGGTGATCGGCTCGGCGGTCGCCTGGAGCGGTGCCGGCATCTTCACCAAGAGCGTCGAAGCCGATGTCTGGACCGTGCTGTTCTGGCGGGGCGCGCTGGCCGCAGTGCTGATGTGGGCCTATCTCGTCTGGCGCCAGGGCGGCAGTGCGCTGACCGACGCCAGTCGGCTCGGCCTGGCTGGCTGGGCCGCGGCCGCCGTCGGCAGTGCGGCGACGATCTGCTTTATCGCTGCCTTCAAGAACACCGCCGTCGCCAATGTTGCGATCATCTATGCGACGGCGCCGTTTGCCGCCGCAGCCATCGCCTTGTTCTGGATGCGTGAGGCGCCGGGCTGCACGACCCTCGTGGCGGCTGCCTTCTGTGTCATCGGCGTCGCTGTCATGGTCGGCGGTTCATCCGGCACGCCTAACCTCTCGGGCGACCTTTTGGCGGTCGGCATGACCGTCCTGATGGCGCTGATGATGGTCATCATGCGGCGTTATCCGCAGCGCCCCATGACCTTGGCCGTCGGCCCCATCTCAAGCCTGCAGCTCGTTCTGGTCGGCTGGCTGATGACCGATCCCCTGGCGATCTCCGGCTACGACCTCCTGCTCGTCTGCGCCTTCGGCATCGCGCATGCCGCCGCTACAATCATGCTGGCCGAAGGCGTTCTCCGCATCCGCGCTGCCGAAGCTGGACTGCTGAGCACGCTCGAGATGCCGCTCGTCCCGCTTTGGGGTTTCCTTTTCCTGGCCGAGGTTCCGGGCATGTGGACGGTGGTCGGAGGAGGAATCGTGCTGGTGACGCTGGTCGGGTACCTGACGACTGCGGCGCAGATCAGGCTTCGGCCAGGGCCTGATCGAGATCGGCGATGA
- the rpsK gene encoding 30S ribosomal protein S11, which produces MARDAARVRRRERKNITSGVAHVNASFNNTMITISDAQGNAISWSSAGSMGFKGSRKSTPYAAQMAAEEAGKKAREHGMQLLEVFVKGPGSGRESALRALSAIGFQITAIQDVTPIPHNGCRPRKRRRV; this is translated from the coding sequence ATGGCACGCGATGCAGCCCGTGTCAGGCGGCGCGAACGGAAAAACATCACGTCGGGCGTGGCCCATGTGAACGCTTCCTTCAACAACACGATGATCACGATCTCGGACGCCCAGGGCAACGCGATCTCATGGTCGTCAGCCGGTTCCATGGGTTTTAAGGGTTCGCGCAAGTCGACTCCCTATGCTGCCCAGATGGCCGCCGAGGAAGCCGGCAAGAAGGCCCGGGAGCACGGCATGCAGTTGCTCGAGGTTTTCGTGAAGGGTCCGGGTTCGGGCCGCGAGTCGGCACTGCGTGCGCTTTCGGCGATCGGTTTCCAGATCACGGCCATCCAGGACGTTACCCCCATTCCTCACAACGGCTGCCGGCCGCGCAAGCGCCGCCGCGTCTGA
- a CDS encoding phytanoyl-CoA dioxygenase family protein, which translates to MAQAEVFLVPGEQVRAFQEDGAVMIKGVLNDEWLAELEAGITLDIEQPSDRMMDWLKGDASGKRLCVDTITVGHNPHLHRYMTQSPLGPIAAQMFGEEKAHAFYATVFVRSPGTRSRTPWHQDQTYWCAEGCQALSVWTSIDPVPQGTELQFVKGSHLWEKPLAKPHFEDGNLGGEMDLKEYETIPVPDFSGSDCDEYEFLGWAMDPGDIVIFHGMVIHGGSGNLPDGMQRRTVSAQYLGADVRLTQRPGGCNPDFLPEFAEHGRALGDHPACGLCPTIGADGRLFAA; encoded by the coding sequence ATGGCGCAGGCAGAAGTGTTTCTGGTTCCCGGCGAGCAGGTCCGGGCGTTCCAGGAAGACGGCGCGGTCATGATCAAGGGCGTGCTTAACGACGAATGGCTGGCGGAACTCGAGGCCGGGATCACGCTCGATATCGAACAGCCTAGCGACCGCATGATGGACTGGCTTAAGGGCGACGCCAGCGGTAAGCGTCTCTGTGTCGACACCATCACGGTCGGTCACAATCCGCACCTGCACCGCTACATGACGCAGTCGCCGCTGGGACCGATCGCAGCGCAGATGTTCGGTGAGGAAAAGGCGCATGCCTTCTACGCCACCGTCTTCGTGCGCTCGCCCGGAACCCGGTCGCGTACGCCGTGGCATCAGGACCAGACCTACTGGTGCGCCGAGGGGTGCCAGGCATTGAGTGTCTGGACCTCGATCGATCCCGTGCCGCAGGGCACGGAACTGCAGTTCGTGAAGGGCTCGCACCTCTGGGAGAAGCCGCTTGCCAAACCGCATTTCGAGGACGGCAACCTCGGCGGCGAAATGGACCTCAAGGAGTACGAGACCATCCCGGTGCCCGACTTCTCCGGTTCCGATTGCGACGAGTACGAGTTCCTCGGCTGGGCCATGGATCCCGGCGACATCGTGATCTTCCACGGCATGGTGATTCACGGTGGCTCGGGCAACCTGCCCGACGGCATGCAGCGCCGTACGGTGTCGGCACAGTACCTCGGTGCCGACGTTCGCCTCACGCAAAGACCCGGGGGCTGCAATCCCGACTTTCTGCCGGAGTTTGCCGAACACGGCCGCGCCTTGGGCGATCACCCTGCCTGCGGGCTCTGCCCGACCATCGGTGCGGATGGACGCCTGTTCGCAGCCTAG
- a CDS encoding pentapeptide repeat-containing protein: protein MSAVRVVCLALIVAAAGFALRPAHAGCSDLPAPGVDWRSCNLQGISFPASDMSDGNLRGASLSNADHTGSNFSGIDGYRVRFVESILVDTVFDGAALTDARFDRADLSGASMRDVAARNAKFQFANLSGVDFTGANLRDVDLTGTDLSGAIWIDGERVCAEGSMGICR from the coding sequence ATGTCTGCTGTCCGTGTCGTTTGTCTCGCCCTGATCGTTGCCGCCGCAGGCTTCGCCCTGCGGCCCGCCCATGCTGGCTGTTCCGACCTTCCGGCCCCCGGGGTCGACTGGCGAAGCTGCAACCTGCAGGGCATCTCGTTTCCCGCTTCCGACATGTCGGACGGCAACCTGCGCGGCGCCTCGCTCAGCAATGCCGATCACACCGGCAGCAACTTCTCCGGCATCGACGGCTACCGGGTGCGCTTCGTGGAATCGATCCTGGTTGACACCGTGTTCGACGGCGCGGCGCTGACCGACGCCCGGTTCGACCGGGCGGATCTTTCGGGTGCGTCGATGCGCGATGTCGCAGCGCGTAACGCCAAGTTCCAGTTCGCCAATCTCTCCGGCGTCGACTTCACCGGTGCGAACCTGCGCGATGTCGACCTGACCGGCACCGATCTCTCCGGCGCCATCTGGATCGACGGCGAGCGAGTCTGTGCGGAGGGATCGATGGGGATATGCCGATGA
- a CDS encoding thermonuclease family protein, which translates to MIRAVAVSLCLLCGAIGASAFWGTVTSACETPVHRGVADAIDGHTLHFTRDNGLVDIIRLVSVEAPELCQVCRIDGVEWDCGLEARSTLAALVDERELACCMYCDDEPDGECMALRRDDDTAIGEEMLRAGMATSHAYFANNLQAAESQANNAGRGLWRGDRVHPDAWCDGKRLGAGPCRCCYLPE; encoded by the coding sequence ATGATCCGCGCTGTCGCCGTATCGCTTTGTCTGCTTTGTGGAGCCATCGGGGCGTCCGCGTTCTGGGGCACGGTGACGTCGGCTTGCGAAACGCCCGTCCATCGTGGCGTGGCGGATGCCATTGATGGCCACACCCTGCACTTCACCCGCGACAACGGCCTCGTCGATATCATCCGACTGGTCAGCGTTGAAGCGCCGGAGCTCTGTCAGGTCTGCCGCATCGACGGCGTCGAGTGGGATTGCGGCCTCGAAGCCCGGTCCACGCTGGCTGCCCTGGTCGACGAGCGCGAACTGGCCTGCTGCATGTACTGCGACGACGAACCCGATGGTGAGTGTATGGCGCTGCGCCGCGACGACGACACCGCTATCGGTGAGGAGATGCTGCGCGCCGGCATGGCGACCTCCCACGCCTATTTCGCCAACAATCTTCAAGCCGCCGAATCCCAGGCGAACAATGCCGGTCGCGGCCTGTGGCGTGGCGACCGGGTGCACCCCGACGCCTGGTGCGACGGAAAGCGGTTGGGTGCGGGGCCTTGCCGGTGCTGTTATCTGCCGGAGTAG
- a CDS encoding glutathione S-transferase family protein: protein MVHGDTVIYESLAIATYLDVHFGGPRLVPEDAEAVRTMQWVGVHNDSVQEALTVGIVLERVVKPMFGMETNEATIAENLPKVQHILPVLDAAVADSGHFGSAEPTLADWYFVPSIAYGLGCSDTADLIAAQPNLSTWFERMNARDAVAVTVPHVG from the coding sequence ATGGTGCACGGCGACACGGTGATTTATGAGTCGCTCGCGATCGCGACCTATCTCGACGTCCACTTCGGCGGGCCGCGCCTCGTCCCGGAAGACGCAGAAGCCGTCCGCACGATGCAGTGGGTCGGTGTCCACAACGACTCGGTCCAGGAGGCGCTGACCGTGGGCATCGTCCTCGAACGTGTCGTCAAGCCGATGTTCGGCATGGAGACCAACGAAGCGACCATCGCCGAGAACCTGCCCAAGGTGCAACACATACTGCCTGTGCTTGATGCCGCCGTCGCCGACAGCGGCCATTTCGGCAGCGCCGAACCCACGCTCGCCGACTGGTACTTCGTGCCGAGCATTGCCTATGGGCTCGGTTGCTCCGATACGGCTGACCTGATCGCCGCACAGCCGAACCTGTCGACCTGGTTCGAGCGCATGAACGCTCGTGACGCCGTTGCGGTAACGGTCCCGCATGTGGGCTGA
- a CDS encoding VOC family protein: MEPAAPNTMFESIGAGGRVRCQFRICSFDSKDCALSPAALGGSPVKLFLRNDDIKAVTARAEAAGAMILRKAKDEFSGERTAMVSDPFGYVWFLSAPIEEVSPAEMQER, translated from the coding sequence ATGGAACCCGCCGCGCCGAATACGATGTTCGAGAGCATCGGCGCGGGCGGCCGGGTCCGGTGCCAGTTCCGGATTTGCTCATTTGACTCGAAAGATTGTGCGCTCTCGCCCGCAGCCCTTGGCGGTTCGCCGGTGAAGCTCTTTCTCAGGAACGACGATATCAAAGCGGTGACGGCCAGAGCCGAAGCCGCGGGTGCCATGATCCTGCGCAAGGCCAAGGACGAGTTCTCCGGCGAACGCACGGCCATGGTCTCCGACCCCTTCGGCTACGTCTGGTTCCTCTCTGCGCCGATCGAAGAGGTCAGCCCCGCGGAGATGCAGGAGCGCTGA
- a CDS encoding enoyl-CoA hydratase produces MTDDILLRDDAKGVARLTLNRPKQRNALSVGLMAALQDELDAIAADRAIHVVTIAGNGPTFCAGHDLKEIRANPGRGNYDDLFAQCSQLMTSIVTLPKPVIAQVHGIATAAGCQLVATCDLAVATTDARFATPGVNIGLFCSTPMVALSRNVARKQAMEMLLTGDMADAESAKAMGLVNRVVDADALADETLALARQIASKSPLTLAVGKEAFYRQLEMPLDDAYLYASTVMAENMMARDAEEGIDAFLEKRQPTWTGE; encoded by the coding sequence ATGACCGATGACATCCTTCTCCGCGACGACGCCAAGGGCGTAGCCCGCCTCACGCTGAATCGTCCGAAGCAGCGCAACGCGCTCTCGGTCGGGCTTATGGCCGCCCTCCAGGACGAGCTTGACGCCATCGCCGCCGACCGCGCCATCCATGTCGTGACGATTGCGGGCAACGGCCCCACCTTCTGCGCCGGCCACGATCTCAAGGAAATCCGCGCCAATCCAGGCCGGGGCAACTACGATGATCTCTTCGCCCAGTGCAGCCAGCTGATGACCTCCATCGTCACCCTGCCCAAGCCGGTGATCGCCCAAGTGCACGGCATTGCGACGGCGGCGGGCTGCCAGCTTGTCGCGACCTGCGATCTGGCCGTGGCGACGACCGACGCGCGCTTCGCGACGCCGGGGGTCAACATCGGGCTGTTCTGCTCGACGCCCATGGTCGCGTTGTCTCGCAACGTGGCGCGCAAGCAAGCCATGGAGATGCTGCTGACCGGCGACATGGCCGATGCCGAGAGCGCCAAGGCGATGGGGCTTGTGAACCGCGTTGTCGACGCGGATGCCCTGGCCGACGAGACCCTGGCTCTGGCTCGCCAGATCGCCTCGAAATCGCCGCTGACGCTTGCTGTCGGCAAGGAGGCCTTCTACCGCCAGCTCGAGATGCCGCTCGACGATGCTTATCTTTATGCCAGCACGGTGATGGCCGAGAACATGATGGCGCGCGACGCCGAGGAAGGGATCGACGCCTTCCTTGAGAAGCGCCAGCCGACCTGGACCGGCGAATAG
- the rplM gene encoding 50S ribosomal protein L13 produces the protein MKTYVAKPAEVERKWYVVNAEDMILGRMAVEIADILRGKHKPTFSPHVDCGDFVVVINAEKVHLTGNKRDGETFYWHTGHHGGIKGQTLGARLDGEHPERVVIKAVERMITRNSLGRQVMKKLKVYAGPEHPHEAQQPEVLDLAARNRKNKRAA, from the coding sequence ATGAAGACTTACGTCGCCAAACCCGCTGAGGTCGAGCGCAAGTGGTACGTCGTGAACGCTGAGGATATGATCCTCGGGCGCATGGCCGTCGAGATCGCCGACATCCTGCGCGGCAAGCACAAGCCGACCTTCTCGCCGCATGTCGATTGCGGCGACTTCGTCGTAGTCATCAACGCCGAGAAGGTCCATCTCACCGGCAACAAGCGTGACGGCGAGACCTTCTACTGGCACACCGGCCATCATGGCGGCATCAAGGGCCAGACCTTGGGTGCGCGTCTTGATGGCGAGCACCCCGAGCGGGTCGTCATCAAGGCCGTCGAGCGCATGATCACGCGCAACTCGCTGGGTCGCCAGGTGATGAAGAAGCTCAAGGTCTATGCCGGTCCTGAGCACCCACATGAGGCGCAGCAGCCTGAGGTGCTCGATCTCGCCGCGCGCAACCGCAAGAACAAGAGGGCAGCCTGA
- a CDS encoding SRPBCC domain-containing protein produces the protein MRVGGAYELAIHNSEGNIHTVAGVYREITKPERLVFTWRWITNPDGTEMLVTLTFTTVGNDTVLDLHQTLMPSDEAARLHNEGWSSSFNKLEVHLSG, from the coding sequence ATGCGGGTCGGTGGTGCCTACGAGCTCGCGATCCACAACAGTGAGGGCAACATCCACACAGTCGCCGGTGTCTACCGCGAGATCACCAAACCGGAGCGGCTGGTCTTCACATGGCGGTGGATCACCAATCCCGACGGGACCGAAATGCTGGTCACGCTGACCTTCACCACGGTCGGCAATGACACCGTTCTTGATCTTCACCAGACCCTGATGCCGTCGGACGAAGCGGCCCGTCTCCACAACGAAGGCTGGTCGAGCTCGTTCAACAAGCTCGAAGTTCACCTCTCGGGCTGA
- the rplQ gene encoding 50S ribosomal protein L17 produces MRHRYSGRKLGRTSSHRKAMFKNMACALIKHEQIRTTLAKAKELSPYVEKLITLGKRGDLHARRQAFAQLRDDAMVEKLFDVLAERYGDRHGGYTRVLKAGHRYGDAADIAIIEFVERDESAKGQDSGPVFDDEDEIKDQAAA; encoded by the coding sequence ATGCGACATCGTTATTCGGGCCGTAAGTTGGGCCGTACCAGCTCGCACCGCAAAGCCATGTTCAAGAACATGGCTTGCGCGCTGATCAAGCACGAGCAGATCAGGACCACGCTGGCTAAGGCCAAGGAGCTCTCGCCTTATGTCGAGAAGCTGATCACGCTGGGCAAGCGCGGCGATCTTCACGCCCGCCGCCAGGCATTCGCCCAGCTGCGTGACGACGCCATGGTCGAGAAGCTCTTCGATGTGCTCGCCGAGCGTTATGGCGACCGCCACGGCGGTTACACGCGCGTCCTGAAGGCCGGTCATCGCTATGGTGATGCCGCCGACATCGCAATCATCGAGTTTGTCGAACGCGACGAGTCCGCCAAGGGCCAGGATTCTGGCCCCGTCTTTGACGACGAGGACGAGATCAAGGACCAGGCCGCAGCCTGA
- a CDS encoding DNA-directed RNA polymerase subunit alpha, which produces MNRNWQALIKPNKLQIEPGIDASRESTIVAEPLERGFGLTLGNALRRVLLSSLQGAAVTSIRINNVLHEFSSIAGVHEDVTDIVLNVKALAIKSHSEGTKRMLLKAKGPSAVTASMIETGSEIEIMDPDHVICTLDSDAELNMEFTVDIGNGYVPATQNRTEDAPIGLIPVDAIYSPVRKVAYKVENSRVGQVTDYDKLSMTVETNGAVTPEDAVALAARILQDQLQLFVNFEEPESRVETVEPVEPEFNPHLLRKADELELSVRSANCLKNDNIVYIGDLVQKTEAEMLRTPNFGRKSLNEIKDVLAHMGLHLGMKIPDWPPENIEALVRRLEDPFN; this is translated from the coding sequence ATGAACAGAAACTGGCAAGCGCTGATCAAACCCAACAAGCTGCAGATCGAGCCGGGCATCGACGCCTCCCGTGAGTCGACGATCGTGGCTGAGCCGCTCGAGCGTGGTTTCGGCCTGACGCTCGGCAATGCTCTGCGCCGGGTCCTGCTGTCGTCGCTCCAGGGCGCGGCTGTGACCTCGATCCGCATCAACAACGTGCTGCATGAGTTCTCTTCGATCGCGGGCGTGCATGAGGACGTGACCGACATCGTGCTCAATGTGAAGGCGCTCGCGATCAAGTCGCACAGCGAGGGCACCAAGCGCATGTTGCTGAAGGCCAAGGGCCCCAGTGCGGTGACCGCCTCGATGATCGAGACGGGCTCCGAGATTGAGATCATGGATCCCGATCACGTCATCTGTACGCTGGATTCCGACGCTGAGCTCAACATGGAGTTCACCGTCGACATCGGCAACGGCTACGTGCCGGCCACGCAGAACCGAACCGAGGATGCGCCGATCGGCCTGATCCCGGTCGATGCGATCTACAGTCCGGTGCGCAAGGTGGCCTACAAGGTCGAGAACAGCCGTGTCGGCCAAGTGACCGACTACGACAAGCTTTCGATGACGGTCGAGACCAACGGTGCTGTGACGCCGGAGGATGCCGTGGCGCTGGCCGCCCGTATTCTGCAGGACCAGCTGCAGCTCTTCGTGAATTTCGAGGAGCCGGAGAGTCGCGTCGAGACGGTGGAGCCGGTGGAGCCGGAGTTCAATCCGCACCTCCTGCGTAAGGCCGATGAGCTTGAGCTCAGCGTCCGTTCGGCCAACTGCTTGAAGAACGACAACATCGTCTACATCGGCGATCTCGTTCAGAAGACCGAAGCCGAGATGCTGCGCACGCCGAACTTTGGCCGCAAGTCGCTCAATGAAATAAAGGACGTGCTGGCACACATGGGCCTGCACTTGGGCATGAAGATCCCGGATTGGCCGCCCGAGAACATTGAGGCTCTGGTGCGCCGTCTCGAGGATCCGTTCAATTGA
- a CDS encoding DMT family transporter translates to MPTVPTPDRCQLLMGLGCAVPVAILWAGLMVTSRYDATSSLLVSNITLLRFLGSGLVMAPVFWKRRWEIMDAGWPPLPVLSMMGGVPYSLASVGGLAFAPAAQGATVIPGALDVFVALLAWAWIGERPSGDQWLGLGIVLAALALIGIKDSQFGTWQGTHSSSPQRSCGQPSRWVRGSTA, encoded by the coding sequence ATGCCCACGGTTCCCACGCCGGACCGGTGCCAACTCCTGATGGGCTTGGGTTGCGCCGTCCCGGTGGCTATCCTCTGGGCGGGCTTGATGGTGACGTCACGTTATGACGCGACAAGCAGTCTGCTGGTCAGCAACATCACGCTGCTGCGCTTCCTGGGCTCGGGCTTGGTGATGGCGCCGGTCTTCTGGAAGCGCCGCTGGGAGATCATGGACGCCGGGTGGCCGCCGCTGCCGGTGCTCTCGATGATGGGCGGTGTGCCCTACAGCCTGGCGTCGGTCGGCGGGCTGGCGTTCGCGCCGGCGGCCCAGGGCGCCACCGTTATCCCCGGCGCACTGGACGTCTTCGTCGCCCTGCTCGCCTGGGCCTGGATCGGCGAACGACCCTCGGGCGATCAATGGCTCGGCCTGGGGATCGTGCTTGCTGCGCTGGCGCTGATTGGCATCAAGGACAGTCAGTTCGGCACCTGGCAGGGCACGCATTCTTCCTCGCCGCAGCGCTCATGTGGGCAGCCTTCACGATGGGTACGCGGGTCTACGGCCTGA
- a CDS encoding CoA-binding protein, with protein MVGASPNWARPSNFVFKYLQAKGYRVIPVNPTSAGKEIHGEIVYGSLTEVPVCFDMVDIFRNAEAAGPITDEAIALKDKHQIDTVWMQLGVRNNEAAARTEAAGLNVVMNRCPKIEYGRLSSELSWGGINSGIITAKALKI; from the coding sequence ATGGTCGGCGCCAGTCCCAACTGGGCGCGCCCCAGCAACTTCGTCTTCAAATACCTGCAGGCCAAGGGATACCGCGTGATTCCGGTCAACCCGACATCGGCCGGCAAGGAGATCCACGGTGAGATCGTATACGGCTCGCTGACAGAGGTGCCCGTATGCTTCGATATGGTCGACATCTTTCGCAACGCGGAGGCCGCGGGCCCGATCACCGACGAAGCGATCGCGCTCAAGGACAAGCACCAGATCGATACGGTCTGGATGCAGCTCGGCGTGCGTAACAACGAAGCCGCGGCACGGACCGAGGCGGCGGGCCTCAACGTCGTGATGAACCGCTGCCCCAAGATCGAGTATGGCCGCCTCTCCAGCGAACTCTCCTGGGGCGGCATCAACTCCGGGATCATCACCGCCAAGGCGCTGAAGATATGA
- a CDS encoding glutathione S-transferase N-terminal domain-containing protein, with product MADIKLYGFNASTFVRTIRIGLHEKDVDYNLMPLEMGSEEHFALNAFH from the coding sequence ATGGCCGACATCAAGCTTTACGGCTTCAACGCCTCCACCTTCGTGCGCACGATCCGCATCGGCCTCCACGAGAAGGACGTCGACTACAATCTCATGCCGCTTGAGATGGGCAGCGAGGAACACTTTGCTCTGAACGCGTTTCACTAG
- the rpsI gene encoding 30S ribosomal protein S9 has product MTEEPVELPDPQIDKHGRSYATGKRKNAIARVWLKPGAGRVIVNGRSIEEYFTRGTWRLILSQPFQVADRLEQYDVFCTVKGGGLSGQAGAVRHGISKALVAYEPALRKTLKSLGFLTRDPRVVERKKYGKRKARRSFQFSKR; this is encoded by the coding sequence ATGACCGAAGAGCCGGTCGAACTGCCCGATCCGCAGATCGACAAGCACGGCCGCTCCTACGCCACCGGCAAGCGCAAGAACGCGATTGCGCGTGTGTGGCTGAAGCCCGGCGCCGGCCGCGTCATCGTGAACGGCCGTTCGATCGAGGAGTACTTCACCCGCGGCACGTGGCGTCTGATCCTGAGCCAGCCGTTCCAGGTCGCCGACCGACTCGAGCAGTACGACGTCTTCTGTACCGTCAAGGGCGGTGGCCTTTCGGGCCAGGCCGGTGCGGTGCGCCACGGCATCTCCAAGGCGCTGGTTGCCTATGAGCCCGCGCTGCGCAAGACGCTGAAGAGCTTGGGCTTCTTGACCCGCGACCCGCGCGTTGTCGAGCGCAAGAAGTACGGTAAGCGCAAGGCCCGACGCAGCTTCCAGTTCTCGAAGCGCTAG